A genomic window from Candidatus Methylacidiphilum fumarolicum includes:
- a CDS encoding ubiquitin-like protein UBact: MKHNMEVIMLMPEQGQKNKQMIPTPGPGGGSGPGPQAPQVEKPNTEEILKRMRKVDPDQARRYRQRTGE, encoded by the coding sequence ATGAAACACAACATGGAGGTAATCATGCTCATGCCTGAGCAAGGACAGAAAAACAAACAGATGATTCCGACTCCAGGACCAGGAGGAGGCAGTGGTCCTGGGCCACAGGCTCCACAAGTAGAAAAACCGAATACAGAAGAAATTCTTAAGCGCATGCGCAAAGTCGATCCTGACCAGGCGCGCCGCTACAGGCAGAGGACTGGAGAGTGA
- a CDS encoding proteasome accessory factor PafA2 family protein produces the protein MEKKRLVPWSVYFGLETEFGISVLENADIDVVEESIHLVRSASQLGSPNLWDYTKEDPHQDARGFRARELRQDADEANFFSQDRQRPYSFEEIKSDFVLRNGARLYNDHTHPEYSTAECSTLIELIAQDKAGERILEECAKASSKKRRHTVCMYKNNTDFAGHSYGCHENYLIPRLIPWDRLVEGMLPFLITRQIYAGAGKLGWEREDHGMPGGYQISQRADFFTELVGIDTMNRRPIINTRDEPHANPKLYRRFHVILGDANLSEFSTWLKVGTTALVLEALQYERIPKRFFLADPLYAHRSISRDPKFRWEIELAHGGRATAIELQNDYADWVARYVDLDHPEKEKVWKAWKETLHTLSSNPYALKDRLDWMAKFWLLQTFREDQNLSWEDPWLQSLDLEYHLVDRSRGLFYALESAGDIIRLTTDEDICQAIQQPPSSSRAFVRGKCIQRFSKDLINVQWDYIAFRFNGQTYRLDLASAFPGVDLEVYCEVIDNAKSVGDIVKNLNLKPMGN, from the coding sequence ATGGAAAAAAAGCGGCTTGTGCCCTGGTCGGTGTATTTTGGGTTGGAAACTGAATTTGGGATTTCTGTTTTAGAAAATGCCGATATTGATGTTGTCGAAGAGTCGATTCATCTAGTCCGTTCTGCTTCTCAGCTTGGCAGTCCAAACCTTTGGGATTATACCAAAGAAGATCCCCATCAAGATGCTAGAGGGTTTCGGGCAAGGGAATTGCGGCAGGATGCGGATGAAGCCAACTTTTTTTCTCAAGATCGACAAAGACCCTACAGTTTTGAAGAAATAAAAAGTGATTTTGTCCTACGCAACGGAGCTAGACTCTATAACGATCATACCCATCCAGAATATTCCACAGCGGAATGTTCGACGCTGATCGAACTGATTGCTCAAGACAAAGCCGGAGAAAGAATATTGGAAGAGTGTGCCAAGGCCTCCAGTAAAAAAAGACGCCATACCGTTTGCATGTACAAAAACAATACGGATTTTGCTGGGCACAGTTATGGATGCCATGAAAATTATTTGATTCCCCGTCTCATTCCCTGGGATAGGCTGGTCGAAGGCATGCTTCCCTTTTTGATTACCCGACAGATCTATGCGGGAGCAGGAAAACTTGGATGGGAAAGAGAAGATCATGGTATGCCGGGTGGCTATCAGATCTCACAGAGAGCCGATTTTTTCACAGAGCTTGTGGGCATTGATACGATGAATCGCCGACCGATCATTAATACTCGGGATGAACCCCATGCCAATCCGAAGCTATATCGAAGATTCCATGTGATTCTTGGCGATGCCAATCTTTCAGAATTTTCAACTTGGCTCAAGGTAGGGACTACAGCCTTAGTCTTGGAAGCGTTGCAGTATGAGCGTATCCCTAAAAGATTCTTTTTGGCTGATCCGCTTTATGCGCACCGTAGCATATCGCGTGATCCGAAATTCCGCTGGGAAATAGAACTAGCGCATGGAGGGAGGGCCACGGCCATTGAACTGCAGAATGACTATGCGGATTGGGTTGCCCGTTATGTGGATTTAGATCATCCAGAAAAAGAAAAAGTATGGAAGGCATGGAAAGAGACCCTTCATACTTTGTCATCCAATCCCTATGCGTTGAAGGACCGATTGGATTGGATGGCTAAGTTCTGGTTACTGCAGACATTTAGAGAGGATCAAAACCTTTCTTGGGAAGATCCTTGGCTTCAAAGTCTTGATCTAGAATATCATCTGGTTGATCGGAGCCGAGGCCTGTTTTACGCTCTGGAATCCGCAGGGGATATTATCCGATTAACGACTGATGAAGATATCTGCCAGGCTATACAACAGCCTCCTTCGTCTTCTCGAGCCTTTGTTCGAGGTAAATGTATCCAGAGATTTTCAAAGGATCTTATTAACGTCCAATGGGATTATATTGCTTTTCGGTTCAATGGGCAGACCTATAGACTGGATTTAGCATCTGCTTTTCCAGGAGTGGATCTGGAGGTCTATTGCGAAGTTATCGATAATGCTAAAAGTGTGGGAGACATCGTAAAGAACTTGAATTTGAAGCCCATGGGGAATTGA
- a CDS encoding AAA family ATPase, giving the protein MTFEKLDSLSTLQIVDLLGQSLVNDAFSREAFFYLRKRVGDLEETCDKARDAIEKLNEAVEKLSSPANRVGTLLDLPKSDVGLVAQGGSEFYCLIDPRLKGETLLIGTRVLLNEAYAIVGDLGFDASGLIVKILDVLPDNRLRISHEGSFGTFIVIRSSPLMKERLKPGLEIRLDPSHRVAIEVVKSTKTSSKLLERVPELPWEKVGGQKQAIEAIKDAVELPFLYADIFAKYKHNVPKGFLLYGPPGCGKTLIGKATAYNLTKKLREKTGEEKREYFMHIKGPEILNMWVGESERQVREIFEQARELAKEDYLPFIFIDEAESILGTRRAGRFNSILNTLVPMFCAEMDGIESMRQAVIILASNRADLIDPAILRPGRIDRKIKVNRPGKEEAKEIFRIYLTEDLPYDASLMERFEGDLKKVIDFLIEKVVEEQYARTDRNQFLEVTLRSGKKEYLYRGDLNSGAIIASIVERAKGMAIKRTIIDPLQGGIRLEDLLCALDEEYIENDIFPPSDITEDWLKLVDYDPQNVVKLSPIMPRKKMVSGVV; this is encoded by the coding sequence ATGACATTCGAAAAACTTGATTCGCTGTCGACCCTCCAAATAGTTGATCTGCTTGGGCAGTCTCTGGTCAATGATGCTTTCAGTAGGGAAGCCTTTTTTTATCTGAGAAAGCGGGTGGGGGATCTAGAAGAGACCTGTGATAAGGCTAGAGACGCAATTGAAAAGCTAAATGAAGCTGTGGAAAAGCTTTCCTCTCCAGCCAATCGAGTAGGGACGCTTTTGGATCTTCCTAAAAGTGACGTAGGGCTTGTGGCTCAAGGAGGCTCTGAATTCTATTGTCTTATTGATCCGCGTTTAAAAGGGGAAACATTGCTTATTGGTACAAGGGTGCTTTTAAATGAAGCCTATGCTATTGTAGGGGACTTGGGTTTTGATGCTTCAGGACTGATTGTAAAGATTTTAGACGTTTTACCAGACAATCGATTAAGGATTAGTCATGAAGGCAGTTTTGGTACGTTCATTGTCATTCGCTCTTCCCCACTGATGAAGGAGCGGTTGAAGCCGGGATTAGAAATTCGATTAGACCCCTCTCATCGAGTGGCGATCGAAGTGGTAAAGTCGACGAAGACTTCATCGAAGCTTTTAGAGAGAGTACCAGAATTGCCATGGGAGAAAGTCGGTGGACAGAAGCAGGCGATCGAAGCGATTAAGGATGCTGTTGAGCTTCCTTTCCTCTATGCTGATATTTTTGCCAAGTACAAGCACAATGTGCCTAAAGGATTTTTGTTGTATGGGCCGCCCGGATGCGGTAAGACACTTATTGGCAAAGCTACGGCGTATAATCTAACAAAAAAGCTTCGAGAAAAGACTGGGGAGGAGAAGCGAGAATATTTTATGCATATTAAAGGCCCTGAAATCCTCAACATGTGGGTTGGTGAATCTGAAAGACAGGTTAGAGAGATTTTTGAACAGGCCAGAGAGCTAGCCAAGGAAGATTATCTTCCTTTTATTTTCATTGATGAAGCTGAATCGATCCTTGGGACTCGAAGAGCGGGAAGATTTAATAGCATTTTGAATACACTCGTTCCGATGTTTTGTGCCGAAATGGATGGGATTGAGTCGATGCGACAGGCAGTTATTATTCTTGCTTCCAATAGGGCTGATCTCATTGATCCGGCGATCTTAAGGCCTGGAAGAATTGACAGGAAGATCAAAGTCAATAGGCCAGGCAAAGAAGAAGCAAAGGAAATTTTTAGGATCTATCTCACTGAAGATCTTCCTTACGATGCGAGCCTTATGGAAAGGTTTGAAGGGGATCTGAAGAAAGTGATCGATTTTCTTATCGAAAAGGTAGTCGAAGAACAATACGCTCGAACGGATCGCAACCAATTTTTGGAAGTGACTTTAAGAAGCGGCAAAAAAGAATATCTCTACAGGGGCGATCTGAATAGTGGGGCTATTATTGCTTCCATTGTAGAAAGAGCAAAGGGTATGGCCATAAAAAGAACCATTATTGATCCTCTTCAGGGAGGGATACGACTGGAAGATCTCCTTTGTGCCTTAGATGAAGAATACATCGAAAATGACATATTCCCTCCTTCAGATATTACTGAGGATTGGTTGAAGCTTGTGGATTATGATCCACAGAATGTTGTAAAACTATCGCCGATTATGCCTAGAAAAAAGATGGTTTCTGGAGTAGTATAG
- the pyrF gene encoding orotidine-5'-phosphate decarboxylase, protein MELKPIVALDLSDVSEALNLVHLLRPLIDFFKVGSQLFMAGGADIIKKIIDSGADVFLDLKFHDIPKTVFRAVSEAVKLKVKFTTVHVLGGEEMLREAVAAAAGSYTEIIGVTVLTSAEQKTLERVGIDRPVEEEVRLLTRLALEAGLKGIVCSGRELVTVRKLEKQPDYIVVPGIRWEKLTGDDQKRTIGPQEAATLGATHIVVGRSILQAYDKLGLVRKLLSELKKDKLQEKLNEEKNNFFA, encoded by the coding sequence ATGGAATTAAAACCAATTGTTGCTTTGGATTTATCCGATGTGTCTGAGGCTTTGAATTTGGTTCATTTGTTAAGGCCGCTGATCGATTTTTTTAAAGTAGGCAGTCAGCTTTTTATGGCTGGAGGAGCTGATATTATCAAGAAAATTATTGATAGCGGTGCCGACGTCTTCCTTGATCTAAAATTTCATGATATTCCTAAGACTGTTTTTAGAGCAGTTTCTGAAGCTGTCAAGCTCAAAGTAAAGTTTACTACGGTTCATGTTCTAGGAGGGGAAGAAATGCTCAGGGAAGCGGTTGCGGCAGCTGCCGGAAGTTACACAGAAATCATTGGAGTGACTGTGCTAACGAGTGCTGAGCAAAAAACACTGGAAAGAGTTGGCATTGATCGGCCGGTTGAAGAAGAAGTTCGGTTATTGACTAGATTGGCACTGGAGGCTGGGCTCAAAGGAATAGTCTGTTCGGGCAGAGAGCTAGTGACTGTTCGAAAACTGGAAAAACAGCCTGATTATATCGTAGTGCCTGGGATTAGGTGGGAAAAACTAACTGGAGACGATCAGAAACGGACCATAGGTCCGCAAGAAGCTGCAACCCTGGGGGCAACACACATTGTCGTCGGTAGGTCCATACTGCAAGCTTATGATAAACTAGGGTTGGTGCGAAAATTGCTTAGTGAACTTAAAAAGGATAAATTACAGGAAAAGCTTAATGAAGAAAAAAATAACTTTTTTGCATGA